In one window of Desulfuromonas sp. DNA:
- a CDS encoding multiheme c-type cytochrome: MIKTFGILAAILLCAALALPATAADYVGSEKCFTCHAEQFNDWQASGHPWKLRKVEKARYAKLPLPPGYSWDDISYVIGGATKKARFIDKKGYIITTAKDGSEAKTQYNLANGSWSFYHKGEKKPYKCGPCHMTNYSADGHQDGMVGMIGTWSEDGIGCEECNGPGGEHIKKPSKKTIAIDRGAEACGKCHQRGGMGPEPPAKGGFIRHHEQINELKAGVHKSLACIDCHNPHQRAILAKDNCAECHAAAAKSYAASIHGKAGLGCKECHMPKATKSAIAVASYTGDVRTHLFKINVDPKAAMFKTVTEKEKTSTFAQGYLTLEYACLACHGSRDKAWAAKSAKGFHKM, from the coding sequence ATGATCAAGACGTTCGGGATTTTGGCGGCTATTCTGCTCTGCGCGGCGCTGGCCCTGCCGGCTACGGCCGCCGACTACGTTGGCTCGGAGAAGTGCTTCACCTGTCACGCCGAACAGTTCAACGACTGGCAGGCCAGCGGCCACCCCTGGAAGCTGCGCAAGGTCGAAAAGGCCCGCTACGCCAAGCTCCCCCTGCCCCCCGGCTACAGCTGGGACGACATCTCCTACGTCATCGGCGGAGCGACAAAGAAAGCCCGCTTCATCGACAAAAAGGGCTACATCATCACGACCGCCAAGGACGGCAGCGAAGCCAAGACCCAATACAATCTCGCGAACGGCTCCTGGTCCTTCTACCACAAGGGGGAGAAGAAGCCCTACAAATGCGGCCCCTGCCATATGACCAACTACAGCGCCGACGGACACCAGGACGGCATGGTGGGGATGATCGGCACCTGGTCCGAGGACGGCATCGGCTGCGAGGAATGTAACGGACCGGGCGGGGAGCACATCAAAAAGCCCTCCAAGAAGACCATCGCCATCGACCGCGGCGCCGAGGCCTGCGGCAAGTGCCACCAGCGCGGCGGCATGGGACCCGAGCCGCCGGCCAAAGGGGGCTTCATTCGCCACCACGAGCAGATCAACGAGCTCAAGGCGGGCGTCCACAAGAGCCTGGCCTGCATCGACTGCCACAACCCCCACCAGCGGGCCATCCTCGCCAAGGACAACTGCGCCGAATGCCACGCCGCCGCCGCCAAGTCCTACGCCGCCTCGATCCACGGCAAGGCGGGCCTGGGCTGCAAAGAGTGCCACATGCCCAAGGCGACCAAGTCGGCCATCGCGGTGGCCAGCTACACCGGGGACGTGCGCACCCACCTTTTCAAGATCAACGTCGATCCGAAGGCGGCGATGTTCAAGACGGTCACGGAGAAAGAAAAGACCTCGACCTTCGCCCAGGGGTACCTGACCCTCGAGTATGCCTGCCTGGCCTGCCACGGAAGCCGAGACAAGGCCTGGGCGGCCAAGTCCGCCAAAGGGTTCCACAAAATGTAA
- the serB gene encoding phosphoserine phosphatase SerB, translated as MDNRLILITMTGPDRPGIIAAVTGQIAAAGARIRDIEQTVTHTLLSLSVIIDFPGGGSDQKPLIKELLFLAKELGLDLDFQVLAEEEYRRKSDRCAFVVTVLGGGVSAAALARVSGILADQEGNVERISKLNQGELRCVELLVTTPPRPDLRGMTRELLQAGSEMGVDIAVQEESLYRRAKRLVVMDMDSTLIQIEVIDELARIAGVGEQVAEITERAMNGELDFQASLRERVALLKGLKAEALEMVYRSVPFTPGAKTLVRTLRRLGFKTAVISGGFKFFTDRLKAELGLDYAYANQLEIADGVVTGGLVGEIVDGARKAQLLEEISEREGITLDQVIAIGDGANDLPMLGRAGLGIAYNAKARVREQADTHISHLGLDSILYLLGLSEKEMAEIGG; from the coding sequence ATGGACAACCGTTTGATTCTCATCACCATGACCGGCCCCGACCGGCCGGGGATCATCGCCGCGGTCACCGGCCAGATCGCCGCGGCCGGGGCGCGCATCCGGGACATCGAACAGACGGTGACCCACACCCTCCTCTCCCTTTCGGTGATTATCGATTTTCCCGGCGGCGGCAGCGACCAGAAGCCGCTCATCAAGGAACTCCTTTTTTTGGCCAAGGAGCTGGGCCTCGACCTCGACTTTCAGGTCCTGGCCGAGGAGGAGTACCGGCGCAAGAGCGACCGCTGCGCCTTCGTGGTGACGGTCCTCGGCGGCGGAGTGAGCGCCGCGGCCCTGGCCCGCGTCTCCGGTATCCTGGCCGACCAGGAGGGGAACGTCGAGCGCATCTCCAAGCTCAACCAGGGGGAGTTGCGCTGCGTGGAGCTGCTCGTCACCACCCCGCCGAGGCCCGACTTGAGGGGCATGACCCGAGAGCTTCTGCAGGCCGGGTCCGAGATGGGGGTGGACATAGCGGTGCAGGAGGAAAGTCTTTACCGGCGGGCCAAGCGCCTGGTGGTCATGGACATGGACTCCACCCTGATTCAGATCGAGGTCATCGACGAACTGGCCCGCATCGCCGGGGTCGGGGAGCAGGTGGCGGAGATCACCGAACGGGCGATGAACGGCGAACTCGACTTCCAGGCCTCGCTGCGGGAGCGGGTGGCCCTGCTCAAGGGGCTGAAGGCCGAGGCCCTGGAAATGGTTTACCGCAGCGTTCCCTTCACCCCCGGGGCCAAGACCCTGGTGCGTACCCTGCGCCGCCTCGGCTTCAAGACCGCGGTCATCTCCGGAGGTTTCAAGTTCTTCACCGACAGGCTAAAGGCCGAACTCGGTCTCGATTACGCCTATGCCAACCAGCTCGAGATCGCCGACGGGGTCGTGACCGGCGGCCTGGTGGGCGAGATCGTCGACGGCGCCCGCAAGGCGCAGCTCCTGGAGGAGATCTCCGAGCGGGAGGGGATCACCCTCGACCAGGTCATTGCCATCGGCGACGGGGCCAACGACCTGCCGATGCTCGGCCGGGCCGGTCTGGGGATCGCCTACAACGCCAAGGCCCGGGTCCGGGAGCAGGCCGACACCCATATCAGCCACCTCGGCCTCGACTCCATCCTCTACCTGCTCGGCCTCTCCGAAAAGGAGATGGCGGAGATCGGCGGGTGA
- the sfsA gene encoding DNA/RNA nuclease SfsA, translating into MRLPAPLLAGILVRRYKRFFADVELEDGRVVTAHTPNTGSMKQCAVPGHRVLISRADNPARKLAYTLELIRVNGHWVDTHTHRTNRVVEEGLRSGTIPELAGYAVTPEYRYGESRIDFLLEGDDEKILVEVKNVTLCCSPDVAGFPDAVTTRGQKHLRELMEARRQGLRGVIFFLVQRGEAQAFCPADAIDPEYGSLLRQASAEGVEALAYRSVVSAEENRIGTRIPVLLD; encoded by the coding sequence GTGAGGCTCCCCGCGCCCCTGCTCGCGGGGATCCTGGTGCGCCGCTACAAGCGCTTTTTCGCCGACGTCGAACTGGAGGACGGCAGGGTCGTCACCGCCCACACCCCGAACACCGGCAGCATGAAGCAGTGCGCCGTCCCCGGGCACCGGGTGCTGATCTCCCGGGCCGACAACCCGGCCCGCAAGCTGGCCTACACCCTGGAGCTGATCCGGGTGAACGGGCACTGGGTCGACACCCACACCCACCGGACCAACCGGGTGGTGGAGGAGGGGCTGCGCAGCGGGACGATCCCCGAGCTAGCCGGCTACGCCGTCACCCCCGAGTACCGCTACGGGGAGAGCCGCATCGACTTCCTCCTCGAGGGGGATGATGAGAAGATCCTGGTCGAGGTGAAGAACGTCACTCTGTGCTGCTCCCCGGACGTCGCCGGCTTTCCCGACGCGGTGACGACCCGCGGACAGAAGCACCTGCGGGAGCTGATGGAGGCTCGCCGCCAGGGGCTGCGGGGGGTGATTTTCTTTCTCGTCCAGCGCGGCGAGGCGCAGGCTTTTTGTCCTGCCGACGCCATCGACCCCGAGTACGGGAGCCTTCTGCGCCAGGCCTCCGCAGAGGGGGTCGAGGCTCTCGCCTACCGTTCCGTCGTCTCAGCGGAGGAAAATCGCATCGGGACGCGCATTCCGGTGCTTTTGGATTAA
- a CDS encoding beta-propeller domain-containing protein, whose protein sequence is MPGTRTIRWTLLAVLALLAAACSDGGNGTPDPQPQPQAGLLRFSDCSDLSGYLKQTRDAEAGLFGSFDMAWETANEVMTPEADSGASAADDGAEREYTSTNVQEAGVDEADFVKSDGDFLYLVTGGHLLIFDAWPAGQTGELARMELEGDPFALFVEGDVAAVLARVWDLEGLDAGFAPQSWEVVKLSLFDLSDRSAPTLLRESYLEGSYADARLVEGRLHLVLTTGVHSYGAMGMATDDVTVAQPGGEGGTSSGTSVPAALAVGMDDSFPSYLDKVYVGGGAVPRVDLLCACENVYRPAEENGSGFLTLLTLNLDNPQGELESVSLLGNSGIVYASTDSLYVAAANNDVWLWWPVAEGESKKPRSTTTLHRFVLGSEPAYAGSGQVPGWVLNQFSLSEHEGVLRVATTEPAWVTGSGPENRVFALGHEGEALKELGRLEGIGKPGESIFAVRFLGSRGFVVTFERIDPLYALDLSDPTAPKVAGELEVPGFSTYLHPLGEERLIAVGRDPENNSLKLSLFDVADLADSKELDSLLVGAGSYSDAEYDHHAFTYYSPAGVLALPVTAWGQASGPEFYGGWDVFAGLHLYDVDPQAGFSLRGTVDHAEFFRDDAKGGWYSPEAVRRSLFIGEEGAGDFLYSVSRRGLKVTELADLSSDVAKAELPAEDLWWIYPMMEIDGEPAVSE, encoded by the coding sequence ATGCCCGGCACCCGAACCATCCGTTGGACCCTTCTTGCAGTCCTGGCCCTTCTTGCTGCCGCCTGCTCCGACGGCGGAAATGGCACGCCGGACCCTCAGCCCCAGCCCCAGGCGGGGCTGCTGCGTTTTTCCGACTGTTCAGATCTCTCCGGTTACCTGAAGCAGACCCGGGACGCTGAGGCAGGCCTGTTCGGCAGCTTCGACATGGCCTGGGAGACGGCCAACGAGGTCATGACGCCCGAAGCCGACTCAGGCGCCTCGGCCGCCGACGACGGCGCCGAACGCGAGTACACCTCCACCAACGTGCAGGAGGCGGGGGTGGACGAGGCCGATTTCGTGAAGAGCGACGGCGACTTCCTTTACCTCGTGACCGGCGGCCACCTGCTGATCTTCGACGCCTGGCCCGCAGGGCAGACGGGCGAGCTGGCCCGCATGGAGCTGGAGGGAGACCCCTTCGCCCTTTTCGTCGAGGGGGACGTGGCGGCGGTCCTCGCCCGGGTCTGGGACCTGGAGGGCCTCGATGCGGGGTTCGCCCCCCAGTCCTGGGAGGTGGTCAAGCTGTCCCTCTTCGATCTCTCCGACCGCTCCGCGCCGACCCTGTTGCGGGAAAGCTACCTGGAGGGAAGCTACGCCGACGCCCGCCTGGTGGAGGGCCGCCTTCACCTCGTGCTGACCACCGGAGTTCACAGCTACGGGGCGATGGGGATGGCCACCGACGACGTCACCGTCGCCCAACCGGGCGGGGAAGGCGGAACCTCCTCCGGAACGTCGGTCCCGGCCGCCCTGGCCGTCGGGATGGACGACTCCTTCCCGAGCTATCTCGACAAGGTCTATGTCGGCGGGGGGGCGGTGCCCCGGGTCGACCTTCTCTGTGCCTGCGAGAACGTCTACCGCCCCGCCGAGGAGAACGGCAGCGGCTTTCTGACCCTCCTCACCCTCAATCTGGACAATCCCCAGGGGGAGCTCGAGAGCGTCTCCCTGCTCGGCAACAGCGGCATCGTCTACGCCTCCACCGACAGCCTTTACGTCGCGGCCGCCAACAACGACGTCTGGTTGTGGTGGCCGGTGGCGGAGGGCGAGAGCAAGAAGCCGCGCTCGACCACGACCCTGCACCGCTTCGTTCTAGGCTCCGAGCCGGCCTACGCCGGAAGCGGGCAGGTCCCGGGCTGGGTGCTCAACCAGTTCTCCCTGAGCGAACACGAGGGCGTGCTGCGGGTGGCCACCACCGAGCCGGCCTGGGTGACGGGCAGCGGCCCAGAGAACAGGGTCTTCGCCCTCGGCCATGAGGGGGAGGCCCTGAAGGAGCTCGGCCGCCTGGAGGGGATCGGCAAGCCGGGCGAGTCGATCTTCGCGGTGCGCTTTCTCGGCTCCCGGGGCTTCGTGGTCACCTTCGAACGCATCGACCCCCTCTACGCCCTCGACCTTTCCGATCCGACAGCCCCGAAGGTGGCGGGCGAACTCGAGGTGCCGGGCTTCTCCACCTACCTCCATCCCCTCGGGGAGGAGCGCCTGATCGCCGTCGGCCGCGACCCGGAAAACAACAGCCTCAAGCTGAGCCTCTTCGACGTGGCCGATCTTGCCGACTCGAAGGAACTCGACAGCCTTCTCGTCGGCGCGGGGAGCTACTCGGACGCCGAGTACGACCACCACGCATTCACCTACTACTCCCCCGCGGGCGTTCTCGCCCTGCCGGTGACGGCCTGGGGCCAGGCTTCCGGCCCGGAGTTCTACGGCGGCTGGGACGTCTTCGCCGGACTCCACCTCTACGACGTCGATCCGCAGGCGGGCTTTTCCCTGCGCGGCACCGTGGACCACGCCGAGTTCTTCCGCGACGACGCAAAGGGGGGATGGTACTCCCCGGAGGCGGTGCGCCGCAGCCTGTTCATCGGCGAAGAAGGAGCAGGGGACTTCCTTTACTCGGTCAGCCGAAGGGGGCTGAAGGTGACCGAACTGGCCGATCTTTCGAGCGACGTGGCGAAGGCCGAGCTGCCGGCCGAGGACCTGTGGTGGATCTACCCGATGATGGAAATCGATGGAGAGCCTGCCGTCTCGGAGTAG
- a CDS encoding nucleotidyltransferase, with product MRAVGLITEYNPFHNGHLHHLRESRKAAGAEVAVAVMSGHFLQRGEPALVDKWTRAEMALRAGVDLVLELPFPWACNSAPHFAAGAVRALEALGGVEALCFGSEAGGIGPLQDCAELLQERAEQIGEETAALLRSGMGYPAARQRVVESLSGAGEAGEVLKTPNNILGIAYLKALREAGSSIRPLTVPRVGAGYHDAEAVGGIASATGIRRMFAEGREVAPFIPAAARSPLEQALASGRSLEPDHLYRLLLGRIFRGPSSLRSVYQVADGIENRICEAAETASGYEELVDAVKSRHFTRTRIQRLLAYILNEVGDDDMSAFLDAGPLYLHVLGFSGRGRSFLAACRKSLQLPLVKNYSRVHAILKRHYGPDTERGRLAERMLALELRATRNYTLLLRQWPGGGRGLDFYREAVFVEG from the coding sequence ATGCGCGCCGTCGGCCTGATTACCGAGTACAACCCCTTCCACAACGGGCACCTTCACCACCTGCGGGAGAGTCGGAAGGCGGCCGGGGCAGAGGTGGCGGTGGCGGTGATGAGCGGCCACTTCCTGCAGCGGGGCGAGCCGGCCCTGGTCGACAAGTGGACCCGGGCCGAGATGGCCCTGCGCGCCGGGGTCGACCTGGTGCTGGAGCTCCCCTTTCCCTGGGCCTGCAACAGCGCTCCCCACTTCGCCGCCGGTGCGGTGCGGGCCCTTGAGGCTCTCGGCGGGGTCGAGGCCCTCTGCTTCGGCTCGGAGGCGGGGGGGATCGGCCCCCTGCAGGACTGCGCCGAACTCCTGCAGGAGCGGGCGGAGCAGATCGGGGAGGAGACCGCCGCCCTGCTGCGCAGCGGCATGGGTTACCCCGCGGCCCGGCAGAGGGTCGTGGAGAGCCTGTCCGGGGCCGGGGAGGCCGGGGAGGTCCTGAAAACCCCCAATAACATCCTTGGCATCGCCTATCTGAAGGCTCTGCGCGAGGCCGGCAGTTCCATCCGGCCGTTGACGGTTCCCCGGGTCGGGGCGGGCTACCACGACGCCGAGGCGGTCGGGGGGATCGCCAGCGCCACCGGCATCCGCCGCATGTTCGCCGAGGGGAGGGAGGTCGCGCCCTTCATCCCCGCCGCTGCCCGTTCCCCGCTGGAGCAGGCCCTGGCCTCCGGGCGGAGCCTCGAGCCCGACCACCTCTACCGCCTGCTGCTGGGGCGGATCTTTCGCGGCCCCTCCTCCCTGCGCTCGGTCTACCAGGTCGCCGACGGCATCGAGAACCGCATCTGCGAGGCCGCCGAGACCGCCTCCGGCTACGAGGAGCTGGTCGATGCGGTCAAGTCGCGGCACTTCACCCGCACCCGCATCCAGCGCCTGCTCGCCTACATCCTCAACGAGGTCGGAGACGACGACATGTCGGCCTTCCTCGATGCCGGCCCCCTCTACCTGCATGTCCTCGGCTTTTCCGGGCGGGGGCGCTCCTTTCTCGCCGCCTGCCGCAAGTCGTTGCAGCTGCCCCTGGTCAAGAACTACTCCCGGGTCCACGCCATCCTGAAGCGCCATTACGGCCCGGATACGGAGCGCGGCCGCCTCGCCGAGCGGATGCTCGCCCTCGAGCTGCGCGCTACGCGCAACTACACCCTGCTGCTGCGGCAGTGGCCGGGGGGGGGGCGGGGTCTCGACTTTTACAGGGAGGCGGTATTCGTGGAGGGGTAG
- a CDS encoding TPM domain-containing protein produces MPVRRLLLLALLLLLPLQSWALDIPKLSGYVNDNAGLLAPGTILKLERFLGGFERSDSTQIVVLTIASLEGEAVDAYALRVAESWGIGQKGKDNGALLLIAKEDRKMRIEVGYGLEGRLTDLLSGRIIDNEITPRFKAGDFDNGVVAGVAAMAEAVRGEYQGTGQSARKKKKRNPLGSLALLLFLGPGLMFLTGGRSHHRRGGFWIGGPFGGGFGGGGGGGGFGGGGGGFGGGGASGGW; encoded by the coding sequence ATGCCGGTGCGCCGTCTTCTCCTGCTGGCCCTCCTCCTGCTGCTGCCCCTGCAGAGCTGGGCCCTCGACATACCGAAGCTCTCCGGCTACGTCAACGACAACGCCGGGCTGCTCGCCCCCGGGACGATCCTCAAACTGGAGCGCTTCCTGGGTGGCTTCGAACGCAGCGACTCCACCCAGATCGTGGTCCTCACCATCGCCTCCCTCGAAGGGGAAGCGGTGGACGCGTACGCCCTGCGCGTGGCCGAATCGTGGGGGATCGGCCAGAAGGGGAAGGACAACGGAGCCCTTCTGCTAATCGCCAAAGAGGACCGGAAAATGCGCATCGAGGTCGGCTACGGCCTCGAGGGACGCCTGACCGACCTGCTCTCCGGGCGGATCATCGACAACGAGATCACCCCCCGGTTCAAAGCCGGGGATTTCGACAACGGGGTCGTCGCCGGGGTGGCCGCCATGGCCGAGGCGGTACGCGGCGAATACCAGGGCACCGGGCAGAGCGCCCGCAAAAAGAAAAAGCGCAACCCCCTGGGATCCCTCGCCCTCCTCCTCTTCCTCGGCCCGGGCCTGATGTTCCTCACCGGCGGGCGCAGCCATCACCGGCGCGGCGGCTTCTGGATCGGCGGCCCCTTCGGGGGGGGATTCGGAGGCGGCGGTGGAGGCGGGGGCTTTGGCGGTGGAGGCGGAGGATTCGGCGGCGGCGGGGCCTCCGGGGGATGGTAG
- a CDS encoding LemA family protein yields the protein MKRLLLLLTAALIILPSLSGCGYNQIQKNEEGVFAAWADVEATYQRRADLIPNLVETVKAYASHERETLESVTNARAKVGQVNISADTLSDPAAMQKFQAAQGQLSSAISRLLLVAERYPDLKASQNFLDLQHQLEGTENRINVARQRYNKSVQTFNSSIRTFPNSLTNKFLLHLERKEPFKAEAGAEKAPRVQF from the coding sequence TTGAAACGCCTGTTGCTCCTCTTGACCGCCGCCCTCATTATTCTCCCCTCCCTCTCCGGTTGCGGCTACAACCAGATCCAGAAAAACGAGGAAGGGGTCTTTGCCGCATGGGCCGACGTGGAGGCCACCTACCAGAGACGGGCCGACCTGATCCCCAACCTGGTGGAGACGGTCAAGGCCTACGCCTCCCACGAAAGGGAGACTCTGGAGAGCGTCACCAACGCCCGGGCCAAGGTGGGCCAGGTCAACATCAGCGCCGACACCCTTTCGGATCCGGCCGCGATGCAGAAATTCCAGGCCGCCCAGGGCCAACTCTCCAGCGCCATCTCCCGCCTGCTCCTGGTAGCCGAACGCTACCCCGACCTCAAGGCGAGCCAGAACTTCCTCGACCTGCAGCACCAGCTCGAGGGGACGGAGAACCGGATCAACGTCGCGCGCCAGCGCTACAACAAGTCGGTGCAGACCTTCAACAGTTCCATCCGGACCTTTCCCAACAGCCTGACCAACAAGTTCCTGCTCCACCTGGAACGCAAGGAGCCCTTCAAGGCCGAGGCCGGCGCCGAGAAGGCCCCCCGGGTGCAGTTCTAG
- a CDS encoding SMC family ATPase — protein MHILSVQLKNIKSHRQSAFDFSPGINVLSGPNGVGKSTLFEAIGYALFGVEARDFVTKIERFLTIGAARGEVAVTFAPGDGLTWRATRTVGGGAKWLLAKKIGEVFEVEEHAGAAETEARIARLLGLDNGRPLADQFKLVIGPFQNDFLGPFVIRQPTRRQTAFDEILGIDSWRKTFEGTGDLQKEIAGRIQTLEAEVAGKRDQIALLPERRTELADTAGQEAGRRGDLKEAETTLAQVTEGLRDLDALERTIHESTARLKGLEERILAGREHVATQKALVGEARLAEGLVAENRPGKEAFDRAEQTLKQLREREKSRQASERNLLALDKAHDAGRQKIALEQGEIDKTARQLEEDLRNLEQTVRALEAPGEVRALASSLPELRQENDRPKTDRSQLQGSRAGLLEGREKLAEGLCPYFAEPCRNLGGKPPRDVFTDRLEGLDGRIGHLEAAIAKQDSRLEAAEGAEKELASRRVQVQELTKQKTVLQQRQARNLERGAALERLRPEQERLAEDLAAARREREGYRGIEEAIASAEAECERHRAARDAFQAHLQAAGEMEGRQQTLDRYGKALEGLQKEQAAGAAGLRDLQGRYRSGEHAAARTEKDRLVARAAALDQELKGLARNRERLEEEVGRLQAVEVELKARKEQIKVLRKQEELVRLLRNRVFKQVSARLSERFREEIGRRADRIYRSISEADEELHWGENYQVCLRDLSDGDVRTRSDDQLSGGQMMSAVVALRLALLQSLGARMAFFDEPTSNLDAGRRENLAQAFRAIDQGQQEVSEHWYDQLFLISHDVSFTEITDQVIDLGE, from the coding sequence ATGCACATCCTCTCCGTCCAGTTGAAGAACATCAAGTCCCACCGCCAGTCGGCGTTCGACTTCTCCCCCGGCATCAACGTTCTCTCCGGCCCCAACGGCGTCGGCAAGAGCACCCTTTTCGAAGCGATCGGCTACGCACTGTTCGGGGTCGAGGCCCGGGATTTCGTCACCAAAATCGAGCGTTTCCTGACCATCGGGGCTGCAAGGGGAGAAGTGGCGGTCACCTTCGCCCCCGGCGACGGCCTGACCTGGCGGGCGACCCGCACCGTCGGGGGCGGAGCCAAATGGCTGCTTGCCAAGAAGATCGGGGAGGTCTTCGAGGTCGAGGAGCACGCCGGCGCAGCCGAAACCGAGGCCCGCATCGCCCGCCTGCTCGGCCTCGACAACGGCCGCCCCCTCGCCGACCAGTTCAAGCTCGTGATCGGCCCCTTCCAGAACGACTTCCTCGGGCCCTTCGTCATCCGCCAGCCGACCAGGCGCCAAACGGCCTTCGACGAAATCCTGGGCATCGACTCCTGGCGCAAGACCTTCGAGGGGACGGGGGACCTCCAGAAGGAGATCGCCGGACGCATCCAGACCCTCGAGGCCGAAGTCGCGGGGAAAAGGGACCAGATCGCCCTGCTGCCCGAGCGCAGAACGGAACTCGCGGACACGGCCGGGCAGGAAGCAGGGAGGCGAGGAGACCTGAAAGAGGCGGAAACGACGCTGGCCCAGGTGACCGAAGGCCTTCGGGACCTCGATGCCCTGGAGAGAACCATCCATGAGTCGACCGCCAGGCTCAAGGGGCTGGAGGAGCGCATCCTTGCCGGCCGCGAGCATGTGGCCACCCAGAAGGCCCTGGTCGGGGAAGCCCGCCTCGCAGAGGGACTCGTCGCTGAAAACCGTCCCGGCAAGGAAGCCTTCGACAGGGCCGAACAGACGCTGAAACAACTGCGGGAAAGGGAGAAGTCCCGCCAGGCCTCCGAGCGCAATCTACTCGCCCTGGACAAGGCCCACGACGCCGGGCGCCAGAAGATCGCCCTCGAGCAGGGGGAGATCGACAAGACCGCCCGCCAGCTCGAGGAGGACCTGCGGAACCTGGAACAGACGGTTCGAGCCCTGGAGGCTCCGGGGGAAGTTCGAGCCCTGGCCTCGTCCCTTCCCGAGCTGCGGCAGGAGAACGACCGTCCCAAGACAGACCGCTCCCAGCTGCAAGGCAGCCGCGCCGGCCTTCTCGAAGGGCGGGAAAAACTCGCCGAGGGGCTCTGTCCCTACTTCGCCGAACCCTGCCGGAACCTCGGCGGCAAGCCCCCCCGGGACGTCTTCACCGACCGCCTCGAGGGGCTCGACGGACGCATCGGGCACCTGGAAGCCGCCATCGCAAAACAGGACTCCCGACTCGAAGCCGCCGAGGGGGCCGAGAAGGAACTTGCCTCGCGGCGGGTACAGGTGCAGGAACTGACAAAACAGAAGACCGTCCTGCAACAGCGCCAGGCCCGGAATCTGGAGAGGGGGGCGGCACTCGAACGGCTGCGCCCCGAGCAGGAGAGGCTGGCCGAGGATCTGGCCGCCGCCAGGCGGGAACGGGAAGGATACCGGGGCATTGAGGAGGCCATCGCCTCTGCCGAAGCCGAGTGCGAGCGCCACCGGGCGGCACGCGACGCCTTCCAGGCCCATCTGCAGGCGGCCGGAGAGATGGAAGGGCGGCAGCAGACCCTGGATCGCTACGGAAAAGCCCTGGAGGGACTGCAAAAGGAGCAGGCGGCCGGGGCCGCAGGCCTTCGGGACCTCCAGGGAAGATACCGCTCCGGGGAACACGCCGCTGCCCGAACGGAAAAAGACCGCCTTGTCGCCCGGGCGGCGGCCCTCGACCAGGAGCTGAAAGGCCTGGCCCGCAACCGGGAGCGCCTCGAAGAGGAGGTTGGAAGGCTGCAGGCGGTGGAGGTCGAACTCAAGGCCCGGAAGGAGCAGATCAAGGTTCTTCGCAAGCAAGAGGAACTGGTGCGTTTACTGCGCAACCGGGTCTTCAAACAGGTCTCCGCCCGCCTCTCCGAGCGCTTCCGGGAGGAGATCGGCCGCCGCGCCGACCGCATCTACCGCTCGATCAGCGAGGCCGACGAGGAGCTTCACTGGGGGGAGAACTACCAGGTCTGCCTGCGTGACCTTTCCGACGGGGACGTGCGCACCCGAAGCGACGACCAGCTCTCCGGCGGACAGATGATGAGCGCCGTCGTCGCCCTGCGCCTCGCCCTGCTCCAGAGCCTCGGGGCCCGGATGGCTTTTTTCGACGAGCCGACCTCCAACCTCGACGCCGGTCGCCGGGAGAATCTGGCCCAGGCCTTCCGCGCCATCGACCAGGGCCAGCAGGAGGTCAGCGAACACTGGTACGATCAGCTCTTTCTGATCAGCCACGACGTCAGCTTTACCGAGATCACCGACCAGGTCATCGATCTGGGCGAATAA
- a CDS encoding class I SAM-dependent methyltransferase, protein MDARKFDPKKLAKLIDPKRLERENPDLIWDTLALKDPRVLVDIGAGTGFFAVPFSRKLPRGKVYACDISEIMLAWMKDHLPPDCRGKVIPLKMEESTVPLPENTADLVFTVNLHHELEAPEELLREAHRLLKPGGTLAVIDWKKEPTGDGPPLATRVAEATVAAQMEASGFTGVTRHAVLPCHSFLVGTRP, encoded by the coding sequence GTGGACGCAAGGAAGTTCGACCCGAAGAAACTGGCCAAGCTCATCGACCCGAAGCGGCTGGAGAGGGAAAACCCCGACCTGATCTGGGACACCCTCGCCCTGAAGGATCCCCGGGTCCTGGTCGACATCGGCGCCGGGACCGGGTTCTTCGCCGTCCCCTTCAGCCGCAAACTGCCCCGCGGCAAGGTCTATGCCTGCGACATCTCCGAGATCATGCTCGCCTGGATGAAAGACCACCTTCCCCCGGACTGCCGCGGCAAAGTGATCCCCCTGAAGATGGAGGAGAGCACCGTACCCCTCCCGGAGAACACCGCCGACCTGGTCTTCACGGTCAACCTCCACCACGAACTGGAAGCGCCCGAAGAACTGCTGAGAGAGGCCCATCGCCTCCTCAAGCCGGGCGGGACCCTCGCGGTCATCGACTGGAAAAAGGAGCCGACCGGCGACGGCCCTCCCCTCGCCACCCGGGTCGCCGAGGCGACCGTGGCCGCCCAGATGGAGGCCAGCGGGTTCACCGGCGTCACCCGCCACGCCGTCCTGCCCTGCCATTCCTTCCTGGTGGGGACGAGGCCCTGA